One segment of Xanthomonas oryzae pv. oryzae DNA contains the following:
- the xopA gene encoding XopA/Hpa1 family type III secretion system protein: MNSLNTQFGGSTSNLQVGPSQDTTFGSNQGGNQGISEKQLDQLLCQLISALLQSSKNAEEGKGQGGDNGGGQGGNSQQAGQQNGPSPFTQMLMHIVGEILQAQNGGGAGGGGFGGGFGGGFGGGFGGDFSGDLGLGTNLSSDSASMQ; the protein is encoded by the coding sequence ATGAATTCTTTGAACACACAATTCGGCGGCAGCACGTCCAACCTTCAGGTTGGCCCAAGCCAGGACACAACGTTCGGTTCGAACCAGGGCGGCAACCAGGGCATCTCGGAAAAGCAACTGGACCAGTTGCTGTGCCAGCTCATCTCGGCCCTGCTTCAGTCGAGCAAAAATGCTGAGGAGGGTAAGGGTCAGGGTGGCGATAATGGCGGTGGCCAGGGCGGCAATTCGCAGCAGGCTGGGCAGCAGAATGGCCCCTCGCCATTCACCCAGATGCTGATGCATATCGTCGGAGAGATTCTCCAGGCGCAGAATGGTGGTGGTGCTGGTGGCGGCGGGTTCGGCGGCGGGTTCGGCGGCGGGTTCGGCGGCGGGTTCGGCGGTGACTTTAGTGGCGACCTCGGCCTCGGCACCAACCTCTCGAGCGACAGCGCATCGATGCAGTAA
- a CDS encoding lytic transglycosylase domain-containing protein, with the protein MINSTIACQYVGKACNWQLEASPGPSPKRRVHAQLSRCGRWAGTGPQRILFAAALACAAPFARADCFEEAAGYQHVNPWVLRAIAWQESRGRADAIHRNNNGTVDYGKMQINSIHLRRLFGYGISKEALMQPCVSVYVAAWRLREMTNKYGNTWAAVGAYHSETPGERDKYAHAIHSILLRRGVIGE; encoded by the coding sequence ATGATCAATTCAACGATCGCATGCCAGTATGTCGGTAAAGCATGCAATTGGCAGTTGGAGGCCTCGCCCGGGCCATCGCCAAAGCGACGCGTGCACGCGCAATTGTCCCGATGTGGTCGTTGGGCAGGAACTGGTCCGCAGCGTATTCTATTTGCAGCAGCGCTGGCATGCGCGGCACCTTTCGCACGCGCGGATTGCTTCGAAGAGGCTGCCGGATATCAGCACGTCAACCCTTGGGTGTTGCGTGCCATTGCCTGGCAGGAATCGCGCGGTCGCGCCGACGCGATCCATCGTAACAACAATGGTACGGTGGATTACGGAAAGATGCAGATCAACTCCATCCATCTGCGGCGGTTATTCGGCTATGGAATCTCCAAGGAAGCGTTGATGCAGCCGTGCGTCAGTGTGTATGTAGCAGCTTGGCGGTTGCGCGAGATGACCAATAAATATGGAAATACCTGGGCTGCAGTAGGCGCCTACCATTCGGAAACGCCGGGGGAGCGTGATAAATATGCGCATGCCATTCATTCGATTCTGCTAAGGCGTGGTGTGATTGGTGAATAG